The following proteins are encoded in a genomic region of Negativicutes bacterium:
- the ubiA gene encoding putative 4-hydroxybenzoate polyprenyltransferase, which translates to MSKIKAHLDNIALSHSVFALPFAYMGAVLAAQGIPKITDIFWITIAMIGARSAALALNNFIDLKYDKIHPRFKDRPMVTGKVTPREAILLIIISFVFFILAAAQLQPICLQLAPLAVIPFVIYPYMKRFSWTCHLVLGLALAVAPIGGWIAITGYFNWAIILLGLAVGIWIAAFDVIYACQDINFDKAQGLNSMPVRFGVTGAMKLSKIMHIISIASFLAVGLLLNLSYIYYCGVVLATLVLYYQHSIIKPDDLSEVTQTYFMRNGLVGISIFLCTLIDLLVKF; encoded by the coding sequence TTGAGTAAGATAAAAGCACATTTAGATAACATTGCGTTATCTCATTCTGTCTTTGCCCTACCATTTGCCTATATGGGGGCTGTTTTAGCAGCGCAGGGGATTCCTAAAATTACTGATATTTTTTGGATTACAATAGCAATGATTGGCGCGAGAAGTGCAGCATTAGCACTTAATAATTTTATTGACTTAAAATATGATAAGATTCATCCGAGATTTAAAGATAGACCAATGGTTACTGGAAAAGTTACACCAAGGGAAGCAATTTTATTGATTATAATAAGTTTTGTATTTTTCATCTTGGCAGCGGCACAGCTTCAGCCGATTTGTTTGCAATTGGCTCCATTAGCTGTAATCCCGTTTGTTATTTATCCTTACATGAAAAGATTTTCCTGGACTTGCCATTTAGTGTTAGGGTTAGCTTTAGCAGTAGCACCAATTGGCGGCTGGATTGCGATTACCGGTTATTTTAATTGGGCTATTATATTATTAGGTTTAGCGGTAGGAATTTGGATTGCAGCGTTTGATGTTATTTACGCTTGCCAGGATATCAATTTTGATAAAGCGCAAGGATTAAATTCTATGCCAGTAAGATTTGGTGTTACAGGAGCAATGAAACTATCTAAAATAATGCATATTATTAGCATTGCATCTTTTTTAGCTGTCGGCTTATTATTAAACTTATCTTATATTTATTATTGCGGGGTAGTGTTAGCCACATTAGTTTTATATTATCAACATTCCATTATTAAACCTGATGATTTGAGTGAGGTTACACAAACTTATTTTATGCGGAATGGTTTAGTCGGAATTTCAATTTTTCTATGTACGTTAATCGATTTATTAGTTAAATTTTAA